In Candidatus Binatia bacterium, a single genomic region encodes these proteins:
- a CDS encoding MFS transporter has translation MKLPWVLIAAILGSAMAFIDSTAVNVSLPVLQRELDATTGQTQWVIEGYALFLSSLILTGGAMGDLYGRRLVFACGIVLFAAASLACAFAGDIAFLIGARCVQGIGAAFATPGSLALISAAYDEKSRGQAIGLWSGFSALTSALGPVIGGWLTQEYSWRYVFIINPPIAIVVLLILFFGVRESRDDSAARRIDVGGAALATIGLGLLVYGLIGMNAGRISAPDVAFAVAGLAVLCGFVLHERRTPDPMVRCELFASRYFTIANVYTFFLYAALGGSLYFVPFVLINVHRYPPAAAGAAMLPFIFIMVVSSRWSGGLVARIGPRAPLVAGAILAGVGFLAYALPGSDGSYWTTFFPAATILGLGGALFVAPLTTTVMNAVPVEHAGIASGVNNAVARTAGLIGIAALGLIVTAAPALLSGFRGAMIASGFLSFAAAAIAARGFSRPN, from the coding sequence GTGAAACTCCCGTGGGTGCTGATCGCAGCGATCCTCGGCTCGGCGATGGCGTTCATCGACAGCACGGCCGTCAACGTCTCGCTTCCCGTGCTGCAGCGCGAGCTGGACGCGACGACCGGCCAGACGCAGTGGGTGATCGAGGGATACGCGCTCTTCCTCTCCTCGCTGATCCTCACCGGCGGCGCGATGGGCGATCTCTACGGCCGGCGACTCGTCTTCGCGTGCGGCATCGTCCTCTTCGCCGCCGCGTCGCTGGCGTGCGCGTTTGCCGGCGATATCGCGTTTCTCATCGGGGCGCGGTGCGTGCAAGGCATCGGTGCGGCGTTCGCGACGCCCGGCAGCCTCGCCCTGATCAGCGCGGCGTACGACGAGAAGTCGCGCGGGCAGGCGATCGGCTTGTGGTCGGGCTTCTCGGCACTGACGTCGGCGCTCGGTCCGGTGATCGGCGGCTGGCTGACGCAGGAGTACTCGTGGCGGTACGTCTTCATCATCAATCCGCCGATCGCGATCGTCGTACTGTTGATCCTCTTCTTCGGCGTGCGCGAGAGCCGCGACGACTCGGCGGCGCGGCGCATCGACGTGGGCGGCGCCGCGCTCGCGACGATCGGCCTCGGCCTGCTCGTCTACGGCTTGATCGGGATGAACGCAGGCCGCATCTCGGCGCCGGACGTAGCGTTTGCCGTCGCGGGGCTCGCCGTTCTCTGCGGTTTCGTTCTTCACGAGCGCCGCACGCCCGACCCGATGGTGCGCTGCGAGCTTTTTGCATCGCGCTACTTCACGATCGCGAACGTCTACACGTTCTTCCTCTACGCGGCGCTCGGCGGCAGTCTCTATTTCGTGCCGTTCGTGCTGATCAACGTCCACCGCTACCCGCCTGCGGCTGCGGGCGCCGCGATGCTGCCCTTCATCTTCATCATGGTCGTCTCGTCGCGCTGGTCGGGCGGGCTCGTCGCGCGGATCGGGCCGCGCGCGCCGCTCGTCGCCGGCGCCATCCTCGCCGGGGTAGGCTTCCTAGCGTACGCTCTCCCGGGGAGTGACGGATCGTATTGGACGACCTTCTTTCCCGCAGCGACGATCCTCGGGCTCGGCGGCGCGCTCTTCGTCGCACCGCTCACGACGACGGTGATGAACGCCGTTCCGGTCGAGCATGCGGGCATCGCGTCCGGCGTGAACAATGCCGTCGCGCGCACCGCCGGACTGATCGGCATCGCCGCGCTCGGCCTCATCGTCACCGCGGCGCCGGCATTGCTCAGCGGCTTTCGCGGCGCGATGATCGCGTCGGGATTCCTCTCGTTCGCGGCAGCCGCGATAGCGGCGAGGGGTTTCTCGCGACCTAATTGA
- a CDS encoding dihydrodipicolinate synthase family protein — MRGVWAAVLTPVDDDLSPDAARAIPYYRDLLDNGCDGLNLLGTTGEAMSFDAAQRMAYMEAIASSGLPRERLMAGAGAASLTDAVRLTRCAFDCGFAASLVMPPFFYRDVSDDGIVAFFAALFARTDPPRGGVLLYNFPRMSIAFHGGLVARLLDEFGDVIAGMKDSSNDPHLQRDVLALRPDLLVFPGSESDLLDAKRRGVAGCISGSVALWPHLARDVFESDDEAKAAELTRKRAALDGLPFIPAVRYLTAARRDDPAWERLVPPQTPLTPDQRADLMQRVGR; from the coding sequence ATGAGAGGCGTCTGGGCGGCGGTGCTCACGCCCGTTGACGACGATCTCTCGCCCGATGCGGCGCGGGCGATTCCGTACTATCGCGATCTGCTCGATAACGGCTGCGACGGACTGAATCTACTCGGAACGACCGGTGAAGCGATGTCGTTCGACGCGGCGCAGCGCATGGCGTACATGGAAGCAATCGCGAGTAGCGGCCTCCCGCGCGAGCGGCTGATGGCCGGCGCCGGCGCAGCCTCGCTCACCGACGCCGTGCGCCTCACGCGGTGCGCGTTCGACTGCGGTTTCGCCGCCTCGCTCGTCATGCCGCCGTTCTTCTACCGTGACGTCTCCGACGACGGCATCGTCGCGTTCTTCGCCGCGCTCTTCGCGCGCACCGATCCGCCGCGCGGCGGCGTACTGCTTTACAACTTCCCGCGCATGAGCATCGCGTTTCACGGCGGCCTCGTCGCGCGGCTGCTCGACGAGTTCGGCGACGTTATCGCCGGCATGAAAGACAGCTCGAACGATCCGCATCTGCAACGCGACGTTCTCGCGCTCCGCCCCGATCTGCTCGTCTTCCCGGGCTCGGAGAGCGATCTGCTCGACGCGAAGCGCCGCGGCGTCGCAGGCTGCATCTCGGGCAGCGTCGCGCTCTGGCCGCACCTGGCGCGCGACGTCTTCGAAAGCGACGACGAAGCAAAGGCCGCCGAGCTGACGCGCAAGCGCGCCGCGCTCGACGGTCTTCCGTTTATTCCGGCGGTTCGCTACCTCACGGCCGCCCGCCGCGACGATCCCGCGTGGGAACGCCTCGTGCCGCCGCAGACGCCGCTGACGCCCGATCAGCGGGCCGATCTAATGCAGCGAGTAGGCCGTTAA
- a CDS encoding alkaline phosphatase family protein, protein MLRRLYAPLIVLVAAFGTACSGSGAPSVPRMLSQNVSPDQGSSKYIKHIILIVQENRTFDDFFSSFPGANGTAYGCMKPPSSSLHPMHRHRGSSGCPSGDQEVPLQEVNLTEPCDFSHGYHGFLKNLDGGLMDGFGLGGGACHGDSTAAYQYVNPAQIQPYWAIANQWVLGDNMFQTQGSGSFTAHQDLIAGGTMLNPEMTISLVDNPTHTPWGCDAPPGTKTDELKASKKHLQYRHFKGPFPCLTYSTMRDLLDAQSVSWKYYTPPVKGGEGVLWDGFDAINAVRYGPEWGTNVTWPETNIFNDISDNQLPSVSWVIPDAPNSDHPAKGTDTGPSWVASLVNAIGESPYWSSSAIVVVWDDWGGFYDHVPPPFQDQWGGLGFRVPMLVISPYAVMGTNSQGGYISHTQYEFGSILRFMEDTFALGSLGKTDARATSIVDCFDFTQSPRSFVEIPSSHSREYFLRQKPSYLPVDDE, encoded by the coding sequence ATGCTGCGTAGGCTTTACGCTCCCTTAATAGTTCTCGTCGCCGCGTTCGGCACCGCATGCTCCGGCAGCGGCGCGCCGAGCGTTCCGCGCATGCTCTCGCAGAACGTCTCGCCCGACCAGGGCAGCTCGAAATACATCAAGCACATCATTCTCATCGTCCAGGAGAATCGCACCTTCGACGACTTCTTCTCCTCGTTTCCCGGCGCGAACGGCACGGCGTACGGCTGCATGAAGCCGCCGTCGTCGTCGCTGCACCCGATGCATCGGCACCGCGGCTCGAGCGGATGCCCGAGCGGCGACCAAGAGGTTCCGCTCCAAGAGGTCAACCTGACGGAGCCGTGCGATTTCAGCCACGGATACCACGGATTCCTCAAGAATCTCGACGGCGGCCTGATGGACGGCTTCGGCCTTGGCGGCGGCGCCTGTCACGGCGATAGCACGGCGGCCTATCAGTACGTGAATCCGGCGCAGATCCAGCCGTATTGGGCGATTGCGAATCAATGGGTTCTCGGCGACAACATGTTCCAGACGCAAGGCAGCGGCAGCTTTACCGCGCATCAGGACCTCATCGCCGGCGGTACGATGCTCAATCCAGAGATGACGATCAGCCTCGTGGACAATCCGACGCACACTCCGTGGGGCTGCGACGCGCCGCCTGGAACGAAGACCGACGAGCTCAAGGCAAGTAAGAAGCACCTTCAGTATCGGCATTTCAAAGGGCCGTTCCCCTGCCTGACGTACAGCACGATGCGCGATCTGCTCGACGCGCAATCGGTTTCGTGGAAGTACTACACGCCGCCGGTGAAGGGCGGCGAAGGCGTGCTCTGGGATGGATTCGACGCGATCAACGCGGTGCGTTACGGGCCGGAATGGGGCACGAACGTCACGTGGCCCGAGACGAACATCTTCAACGATATCAGCGATAACCAGCTTCCCTCGGTTTCGTGGGTGATACCCGACGCGCCGAACTCGGATCACCCGGCGAAAGGCACCGACACCGGACCGTCGTGGGTCGCGAGCCTCGTTAACGCAATCGGTGAGAGCCCGTACTGGAGCTCGAGCGCCATCGTCGTCGTCTGGGACGATTGGGGCGGCTTCTACGATCACGTGCCGCCGCCGTTTCAGGATCAGTGGGGCGGTTTGGGATTTCGCGTGCCGATGCTCGTGATCTCTCCTTACGCGGTGATGGGAACGAACAGCCAAGGCGGCTATATCTCGCACACCCAGTACGAGTTCGGAAGCATCCTCCGATTCATGGAGGATACCTTTGCTCTCGGCTCGCTCGGCAAGACCGACGCCCGCGCGACGAGCATCGTCGACTGCTTCGACTTCACGCAGTCGCCGCGGTCGTTCGTCGAGATTCCGTCGAGCCACTCGCGCGAGTACTTCCTCCGGCAGAAGCCCTCATACTTGCCCGTCGACGACGAATAA
- a CDS encoding NHL repeat-containing protein, with amino-acid sequence MNPAAVGLPQQSPLAHPDQAVRIYTANRGSANVVAFKTTASGNTAPVVNISGSKTSLSDPDSMALDSKGNIYVANDGATEVAVFAASANGNAAPAHTVGGSKSHLGPTEGLFVDPSDNLWASDFSDNLVTEYKKGASGNVKPKVTIQGSHTGLATPVGMAMNSSGELFVANAGGESIVAFAKGAKGNASPVVTISGGNTGLSRPFALAFDHTGRLLVADESAGILVFASGANGNVAPVQVITGLEYPTGVAADKQDHIWAADFSGNSIDEYASNANGNATPLNVISGSKTTLSGACYLAFH; translated from the coding sequence ATGAACCCCGCCGCCGTCGGCCTGCCACAGCAGTCGCCACTGGCGCATCCCGATCAAGCGGTGCGCATCTACACCGCGAACCGCGGAAGCGCTAACGTCGTTGCGTTCAAAACGACGGCGTCGGGTAACACCGCGCCGGTCGTCAACATCTCCGGTTCGAAGACGTCGCTCTCGGATCCCGATTCGATGGCGCTCGACTCGAAGGGCAATATCTACGTCGCGAACGACGGCGCGACCGAGGTCGCGGTATTCGCGGCGAGCGCGAACGGAAACGCCGCCCCAGCACATACGGTCGGCGGTTCGAAGTCGCATCTCGGCCCGACCGAAGGCCTATTCGTCGACCCCTCCGACAACTTGTGGGCGAGCGATTTCTCCGACAACCTGGTAACCGAGTATAAGAAGGGCGCGAGCGGGAACGTCAAGCCGAAGGTCACGATCCAAGGCAGTCACACCGGACTCGCGACACCGGTCGGGATGGCGATGAACTCCAGCGGGGAGCTCTTCGTCGCCAACGCCGGAGGAGAGTCGATCGTCGCCTTCGCCAAAGGCGCGAAAGGCAACGCGTCGCCGGTCGTGACGATCTCGGGCGGCAACACGGGTCTGAGCAGGCCGTTTGCGCTCGCGTTCGATCACACGGGGCGCCTCTTGGTCGCCGACGAAAGCGCGGGGATCCTCGTCTTTGCATCCGGTGCGAACGGCAACGTTGCGCCGGTGCAGGTGATCACCGGCCTCGAATATCCCACCGGCGTCGCCGCCGACAAGCAGGATCACATCTGGGCCGCCGATTTCAGCGGCAACTCGATCGACGAATACGCGAGCAACGCCAACGGCAATGCGACGCCGCTGAACGTGATCTCCGGCTCGAAGACGACGCTCTCCGGAGCATGCTACCTCGCCTTCCACTAA
- a CDS encoding histidine phosphatase family protein, producing MRCYFLRHGIAAEPDAWTGSDYDRPLTREGRERMAREARAIGELGFDFELIVTSPLVRARETAEILADRLAMRDRVVQDPRLGGGFNQERLAAMLGERPTVQSIVLVGHEPTMSATIGRVIGNASIELKKAALAGIELFDPSAPHGTLICLIPPRVLAALGKR from the coding sequence GTGCGCTGTTACTTTCTGCGGCACGGGATCGCCGCCGAGCCGGACGCCTGGACCGGAAGCGACTACGACCGGCCGCTGACGCGCGAAGGACGCGAGCGCATGGCGCGCGAGGCGAGAGCGATCGGCGAACTCGGTTTCGACTTCGAATTGATAGTCACGAGCCCGCTCGTGCGCGCGCGAGAGACCGCGGAGATTCTCGCCGACCGGCTTGCGATGCGCGACCGGGTCGTCCAAGATCCTCGTCTGGGCGGCGGCTTTAACCAGGAGCGGCTCGCCGCGATGCTTGGAGAGCGTCCCACGGTGCAGTCGATCGTGCTCGTCGGGCACGAGCCGACGATGAGCGCGACGATCGGGCGCGTCATCGGCAACGCGAGCATCGAACTGAAGAAGGCGGCCCTCGCCGGCATCGAGCTCTTCGATCCGAGCGCCCCGCACGGAACGCTCATCTGCCTGATCCCGCCGAGAGTGCTGGCGGCGCTCGGAAAGCGCTAA
- a CDS encoding high-potential iron-sulfur protein, whose amino-acid sequence MRTTFGPPTRGRFLRSAILLPALASLAGAAALADSSKASPASMRYQTSPNGSMQCSGCKFFIPGQDAKSSGSCQIVDGSISPSGYCIAYVAK is encoded by the coding sequence ATGCGCACGACGTTCGGGCCGCCTACGCGCGGGCGTTTTCTACGCAGCGCGATCTTACTGCCGGCGCTGGCATCTCTCGCGGGCGCCGCAGCGCTCGCCGACTCCTCGAAGGCGTCGCCGGCATCCATGCGATATCAAACCTCGCCGAACGGAAGCATGCAGTGCTCGGGCTGCAAGTTCTTCATCCCCGGCCAGGATGCAAAGAGCAGCGGAAGCTGTCAGATCGTCGACGGGTCGATCTCGCCGAGCGGTTACTGCATCGCCTACGTGGCTAAGTAA
- a CDS encoding cystathionine beta-lyase, whose protein sequence is MSKDWRTKLMHPDATVPHGYRSLATPVYRGSTTIFEDAAAVNDEWDQERAGYTYGLYGTPTTLELAARICEIEGGKHTIVTPGGQAAISLIDLALLGSGDHILVPNSVYRPNRRLTTGMLARFGVSATFYDPLIGAEIAGLIRETTRLVWCESPGSVTMEVQDVPAIAAAAHERGAIVVLDNTWSAGVLFDAFAHGVDVTMQALTKYVGGHSDLLLGSVTVRDSEIFRRLGAARAVLGAAVSPDDCSLALRGLQTLAVRLGAVETSALEIARWLSTRPEVERVLHPALPSCPGHEFWKRDFAGSSGLFSIVLAPGPTRDRVNAFVDALQLFEIGYSWAGTTSLAVAYAIAPSPSRPAYDHRLVRLSVGLEATADLIADLEGAFAALRA, encoded by the coding sequence GTGAGCAAAGATTGGCGAACGAAGTTGATGCACCCCGATGCAACGGTCCCACACGGGTACCGTTCGCTGGCGACGCCGGTCTATCGCGGCTCGACGACGATCTTCGAGGATGCCGCGGCCGTCAACGACGAGTGGGATCAGGAACGCGCCGGCTACACGTACGGGCTCTACGGTACGCCGACGACGCTCGAGCTCGCGGCGCGGATCTGCGAGATCGAAGGCGGGAAGCACACGATCGTTACGCCCGGCGGCCAGGCCGCGATCTCGTTGATAGATCTCGCGCTGCTCGGCAGCGGGGATCACATTCTCGTTCCGAACAGCGTCTATCGGCCGAATCGCCGGCTCACGACCGGGATGCTCGCGCGCTTCGGCGTGAGCGCGACGTTCTACGATCCGCTGATCGGCGCGGAGATCGCCGGATTGATTCGCGAGACCACGCGTCTGGTCTGGTGCGAGTCGCCGGGCTCGGTAACGATGGAGGTGCAGGACGTGCCGGCGATCGCTGCCGCCGCGCACGAGCGCGGCGCGATCGTCGTGCTCGACAACACGTGGTCGGCAGGCGTGCTCTTCGACGCGTTTGCCCACGGCGTTGACGTGACGATGCAAGCGCTCACGAAGTACGTCGGCGGCCACAGCGACCTATTGTTAGGCTCCGTCACCGTCCGCGACTCCGAGATCTTCAGGCGCCTCGGCGCGGCGCGCGCGGTCCTCGGCGCTGCGGTCTCGCCCGATGACTGCAGCCTCGCGTTGCGAGGTCTCCAAACGCTCGCCGTCCGGCTCGGCGCCGTCGAGACGTCGGCGCTCGAGATCGCCCGCTGGCTCTCGACGCGTCCCGAGGTCGAACGCGTTCTCCATCCGGCACTGCCGTCGTGCCCCGGCCATGAGTTTTGGAAGCGCGACTTCGCGGGCTCCTCGGGGCTTTTCTCGATCGTGCTCGCTCCCGGACCGACGCGCGATCGCGTCAACGCCTTCGTGGACGCGCTGCAACTCTTCGAGATCGGGTACAGCTGGGCGGGAACGACGAGCCTTGCGGTCGCGTACGCGATCGCGCCATCGCCGAGCCGTCCGGCCTACGATCACCGCCTCGTGCGATTGAGCGTCGGTCTCGAAGCGACCGCCGATCTGATCGCCGATCTCGAAGGGGCGTTCGCAGCCCTGCGCGCATAG
- a CDS encoding PhzF family phenazine biosynthesis protein gives MRIPFYHLDAFARRPFAGNPAAVCPLDEWLDEKLLQAIAAELNLPATAFFAPEGDGFSLRWFTPHGELQLCGHATLASGFVILNRLEPGRAHVEFASRGGPLRVERDGDRIALDFPVLPLRGEHPPSMLAQALGVVPNEVWEADRGMAVLADAEQVRDLRPDIAAIEALPFASLIVTAPGFDGDCDFVSRYFLPKYGIAEDFVTGSAHCVLTPYWAGVLGKPKLFARQLSSRGGELWVEDRGERVGIAGECVLVGEGFVTLP, from the coding sequence GTGAGAATTCCGTTTTACCATCTCGATGCGTTCGCACGCCGGCCGTTCGCCGGAAATCCGGCCGCGGTCTGCCCGCTCGACGAGTGGCTCGACGAAAAGCTGCTGCAGGCGATTGCGGCGGAGCTCAACCTTCCCGCAACGGCGTTCTTTGCGCCCGAGGGTGACGGCTTTTCGCTGCGTTGGTTCACGCCGCACGGCGAGCTGCAGCTCTGCGGGCACGCGACCCTCGCAAGCGGATTTGTGATCCTCAATCGTCTCGAGCCGGGGCGCGCGCACGTCGAGTTCGCGTCGCGCGGCGGGCCGTTGCGCGTCGAGCGCGACGGCGACCGTATCGCTCTCGACTTCCCCGTGTTGCCGCTGCGCGGCGAGCATCCGCCTTCGATGCTCGCGCAAGCGCTCGGCGTCGTTCCGAACGAAGTGTGGGAGGCCGACCGCGGAATGGCCGTCCTCGCGGACGCCGAGCAGGTGCGCGATCTGCGCCCCGACATTGCGGCAATCGAGGCGCTGCCGTTCGCGAGCTTGATCGTAACGGCGCCCGGGTTCGATGGCGATTGCGACTTCGTTTCGCGCTACTTTCTGCCGAAGTACGGCATCGCCGAAGACTTCGTCACCGGTTCGGCGCACTGCGTGCTGACGCCGTACTGGGCCGGCGTGCTCGGCAAGCCGAAGCTCTTCGCGCGGCAGCTCTCCTCGCGCGGCGGAGAGCTCTGGGTCGAGGACCGCGGCGAACGCGTCGGCATCGCCGGCGAGTGCGTGCTCGTCGGCGAGGGGTTCGTGACGCTGCCGTGA
- a CDS encoding PQQ-binding-like beta-propeller repeat protein: MAKLLSSLAVVAGLFSATLMPARAVDWPVFGFDPARSSFNSAEHTLTVGNVHMLKERWQVSLGDVSQTPPILLQHVRVGKHYRTMLFETTESGITLGIDASSGHVVWRYTSHGVNITTSAPAADPSGKAIYVPGIDGKVHKLSAARGREINSPGFPARITRMPSSEKVASPLNVANGFLYATTSGYNGDAPPYDGHVVAVNLSSGKTTVFNSLCSNKRRLPGPNTCPQQRSGIWARGGAVVDPDQSMSGRIYAATGNGDFNANQGGHNYGDSVLSLSDDLSNLLGSYTPTDYQGLQDGDVDLGSTSPSLLPNVQSSQTPLMLVQGGKDAILKLLDRAALPGVGGELQLIDLPNGLFSTPAIWSDASGNPWVFMGFSDVVVAYRLQTNGKGVSQLVGVWQASPGSTNGEGTSPVVANGILFVAFDRQIVAMNALNGNVLWSSSQSSAGGTIGNVHWQSPIVVNGSVYCADQSGNLTAYSLH; encoded by the coding sequence ATGGCCAAATTGCTTTCGTCCTTGGCCGTCGTCGCCGGCCTCTTCTCTGCGACGCTCATGCCCGCTCGCGCGGTCGATTGGCCGGTCTTCGGCTTCGATCCGGCGCGCAGCAGCTTCAATTCCGCAGAACACACGCTTACGGTCGGAAACGTCCACATGCTCAAAGAACGGTGGCAGGTCTCGCTCGGCGACGTCTCGCAGACGCCGCCGATTCTTCTGCAGCACGTTCGCGTCGGCAAGCATTACCGGACGATGCTCTTCGAAACGACCGAGAGCGGCATCACGCTCGGCATCGACGCGAGCTCCGGGCACGTCGTCTGGCGCTATACGAGCCACGGCGTGAACATCACGACCTCGGCGCCGGCCGCCGATCCTTCCGGAAAGGCGATCTACGTGCCGGGAATCGACGGCAAAGTGCACAAACTCTCGGCCGCGCGAGGGCGCGAGATCAACTCGCCGGGATTTCCGGCGCGCATCACGCGCATGCCGAGCAGCGAGAAGGTCGCCTCGCCGCTCAACGTCGCCAACGGTTTTCTCTACGCGACGACGTCCGGATATAACGGCGACGCGCCGCCGTACGACGGGCACGTCGTCGCGGTAAACCTTAGCAGCGGGAAGACGACGGTCTTCAACTCGCTCTGCAGCAACAAACGCAGGCTGCCGGGACCGAACACGTGCCCGCAGCAGCGTTCCGGCATCTGGGCCCGCGGCGGCGCGGTGGTCGATCCCGATCAGTCCATGAGCGGACGGATCTACGCGGCGACCGGCAACGGCGACTTCAACGCGAATCAGGGCGGCCACAATTACGGCGACTCCGTGCTCTCGCTCAGCGACGATCTCTCGAATCTCCTCGGGAGCTACACGCCGACCGATTACCAAGGGCTGCAGGACGGCGACGTCGATCTGGGCAGCACATCGCCCTCGCTCTTGCCCAACGTGCAGTCGAGCCAGACGCCGCTGATGCTCGTGCAAGGCGGAAAGGACGCGATTCTCAAGCTGCTCGACCGCGCGGCGCTTCCCGGCGTCGGCGGCGAACTGCAACTGATCGACCTTCCCAACGGACTCTTCTCGACGCCCGCGATCTGGAGCGACGCATCGGGGAACCCATGGGTCTTCATGGGCTTCTCCGACGTCGTCGTGGCGTATCGTCTGCAGACCAACGGCAAGGGCGTGAGCCAGCTCGTCGGGGTCTGGCAGGCGAGCCCGGGGTCGACGAACGGCGAGGGCACCTCGCCGGTCGTCGCCAACGGCATTCTCTTCGTCGCGTTCGACAGACAGATCGTCGCGATGAACGCGCTGAACGGCAACGTGCTATGGAGCAGCAGCCAGAGCAGCGCGGGAGGGACGATCGGCAACGTGCACTGGCAGAGCCCGATCGTCGTCAACGGTTCGGTCTACTGCGCCGACCAGAGCGGAAATTTAACGGCCTACTCGCTGCATTAG
- a CDS encoding proline dehydrogenase family protein, with protein MSSILDRPLRAGILAAADSAFVRRAVTRYGMRLGAARFVAGETAAEFLPVAKGAAADGFAVAATLLGESVADRDETLAVAAEYCRLLRAFADEKIDANAAFKLTHVGLDIDPELAFENASRIAAAAEANENTVRMDMEQSRYVDPTLAIYRRLRERHDGVGFVLQSYLYRSENDLRALLPLAPNVRVVKGAYLEPPDRAYPRKRDVDANYLKLAELALSHDGYTAIATHDPAIVEHVAGFAASRGLPKRGRFEFQLLYGIAAPLARSLVERGYRVRLSIPYGENWFPYLMRRLAERPANLGFFVRGALSRG; from the coding sequence GTGAGCTCCATCCTCGATCGTCCGCTGCGGGCCGGGATTTTGGCGGCCGCCGACAGCGCGTTCGTGCGCCGCGCGGTCACGCGCTACGGCATGCGCTTGGGGGCGGCGCGCTTCGTTGCGGGCGAGACTGCCGCGGAGTTCCTGCCGGTGGCCAAGGGCGCCGCTGCCGACGGCTTCGCGGTTGCGGCGACGCTGCTCGGCGAGAGCGTCGCCGACCGCGACGAGACGCTCGCGGTCGCCGCCGAATACTGCCGCCTGCTGCGCGCCTTCGCCGACGAGAAGATCGACGCGAACGCCGCCTTCAAGCTGACGCACGTCGGCCTCGACATCGATCCCGAGCTCGCATTCGAAAACGCGTCGCGCATCGCCGCCGCAGCCGAAGCGAACGAAAACACGGTGCGGATGGACATGGAGCAGTCGCGCTACGTGGATCCGACGCTGGCGATCTACCGCCGCCTGCGCGAACGCCACGACGGCGTCGGATTCGTGCTGCAGTCCTACCTCTACCGCAGCGAGAACGACCTGCGCGCGCTGCTGCCGCTCGCGCCGAACGTGCGCGTCGTCAAGGGCGCGTACCTGGAGCCTCCCGATCGCGCCTATCCGCGCAAGCGCGACGTCGACGCGAACTATCTCAAACTTGCGGAACTCGCGCTTTCGCACGACGGCTACACCGCAATCGCGACGCACGACCCGGCGATCGTCGAGCACGTCGCGGGTTTCGCCGCGTCGCGCGGCCTGCCCAAGCGCGGCCGTTTCGAGTTCCAGTTGCTCTACGGCATCGCCGCTCCGCTCGCCCGGAGCCTGGTCGAACGCGGCTACCGCGTGCGTCTCTCGATTCCGTACGGCGAGAACTGGTTTCCGTACCTCATGCGCAGGCTCGCCGAGCGTCCCGCGAATCTGGGGTTTTTCGTGCGTGGAGCGCTGTCGCGAGGATGA
- a CDS encoding Virginiamycin B lyase, whose translation MRIRWAPAASLALLWGCSSAAGTAVPRAPLAVDAPAAAPDRRGIVRLFDDTYGDAVPAGITAGPDGDVWFTDPGNDVIGRITVRGKYKLQARAGAEVSDGITTGPDGALWFTTQESQPQIGRITTKGAVTLFADSGGEFPHGITTGPDGALWFAESNGRVGRMTTDGQVVHYDVAPSDATLEGIVTGPDGALWVTQNVVGGSRFSNRVIRVTTKGRKKSFTVGSGPDFICVGPDGALWFTEEASAAIGRLTTTGAFTEFKLSDPNAQPSGIAVGPDGAFWFTDFSGVAGIGRMTIAGKSRFYKVPGAGPELDQITAGPDGAMWFTSALGPSAIGRITTR comes from the coding sequence ATGCGCATTCGATGGGCTCCGGCCGCCTCGCTCGCGTTGCTTTGGGGATGCTCCTCTGCGGCAGGCACCGCCGTGCCGCGCGCGCCGCTCGCCGTCGACGCGCCCGCCGCCGCGCCGGACCGGCGCGGAATCGTTCGACTCTTCGACGATACGTACGGCGATGCGGTGCCGGCGGGCATTACCGCCGGTCCCGACGGCGACGTGTGGTTCACCGACCCGGGAAACGACGTCATCGGGCGCATCACCGTACGCGGGAAATATAAACTGCAGGCGCGCGCCGGCGCCGAAGTCTCGGACGGGATCACGACCGGGCCGGACGGCGCGCTCTGGTTCACGACGCAGGAGAGCCAACCGCAGATCGGACGCATCACGACGAAGGGGGCTGTGACGCTATTCGCCGATAGCGGCGGAGAGTTTCCGCACGGTATTACGACCGGACCCGACGGCGCGCTGTGGTTTGCCGAGTCGAATGGTCGCGTCGGCCGCATGACGACCGATGGGCAGGTCGTTCACTACGACGTCGCGCCGAGCGACGCGACGCTCGAGGGGATTGTGACGGGGCCCGACGGCGCCCTATGGGTAACGCAGAACGTCGTCGGTGGGAGCCGCTTCTCCAATCGCGTGATCCGCGTGACGACGAAGGGACGCAAGAAATCGTTTACCGTCGGCTCGGGTCCGGATTTTATCTGTGTCGGACCCGATGGCGCGCTCTGGTTCACCGAGGAGGCCTCAGCGGCAATCGGCCGGCTGACGACGACGGGCGCCTTTACCGAGTTCAAACTCTCCGATCCAAACGCGCAGCCGTCCGGCATCGCCGTCGGTCCCGACGGCGCCTTCTGGTTCACCGATTTCAGCGGCGTAGCGGGCATCGGGCGCATGACGATCGCGGGCAAGAGCCGCTTCTACAAGGTTCCCGGGGCCGGCCCGGAACTCGATCAAATAACGGCGGGGCCCGACGGAGCGATGTGGTTTACGAGCGCACTCGGCCCGTCGGCGATCGGCCGGATAACGACCCGCTAG